One window of Quercus robur chromosome 5, dhQueRobu3.1, whole genome shotgun sequence genomic DNA carries:
- the LOC126728427 gene encoding uncharacterized protein LOC126728427 — MSVWNPSVSGPFQYSSVAISVEATFGTDFEQIQLGWTVNPNVYGDTRTHWFFQMTNKRVPHCHNLACLGFVQTNTKVPVGSVIEKVSDYGTADQVVLSFSMIWDGAASPRTGKWWVYFNTELDPIGYFPDELFFELNSGADTLKWGGYVFTGPNDNASPQMGSGKFDNGIYQRTAYMTNVQYIDANNRLVRSPNNIQTAESRCFLEGDESYKDDTIEYTFCFGGKGGIRDYCYHGAR, encoded by the exons ATGAGTGTATGGAATCCAAGTGTTAGTGGACCTTTCCAATATAGTTCAGTTGCAATCTCAGTTGAAGCAACGTTTGGAACTGACTTCGAACAAATACAACTTGGGTGGACT GTAAACCCAAACGTGTATGGTGATACACGCACCCATTGGTTTTTTCAAATGACT AACAAAAGAGTTCCACATTGTCATAATCTTGCTTGCTTGGGGTTCGTACAAACTAATACCAAAGTACCAGTTGGAAGTGTTATAGAGAAGGTCTCTGATTACGGTACCGCTGATCAAGTGGTTCTGTCTTTCTCCATGATTTGG GATGGAGCAGCTTCACCTAGAACTGGAAAATGGTGGGTGTATTTTAATACTGAACTTGATCCAATTGGATATTTTCCAGACGAACTATTTTTTGAGTTAAATTCAGGAGCTGACACATTGAAATGGGGAGGCTATGTTTTCACTGGGCCAAATGATAATGCTAGCCCTCAAATGGGTAGTGGAAAATTTGATAATGGAATATATCAGCGAACTGCTTACATGACTAATGTACAATATATAGATGCCAATAATCGACTAGTTCGCTCGCCAAATAATATTCAAACTGCCGAGTCTCGTTGTTTCCTTGAAGGGGATGAATCATACAAAGACGACACAATAGAATATACCTTTTGTTTTGGCGGAAAAGGTGGCATACGAGATTATTGTTATCATGGTGCACGttga